The following coding sequences are from one Streptomyces sp. NBC_01485 window:
- a CDS encoding bifunctional 3'-5' exonuclease/DNA polymerase yields MADRWALAPAEDGGVELAPLGPGGLPAGPVVREADLARAVRERPDVTRWVWRSTAEVYPRLLATGVRVERCYDVEDAETLLLGHEGHSGEPRSAAAALARLRGGPVPPDPPQRSAAPGAQSSLFDAQDTAVRLPLEDLLTVYAEQQRRHERAEHPARMRLLTAAESAGMLVAAELNRAGLPWSAEVHRAVLHELLGERYAGGGEPRRLAELAEEVSAAFGRRVRPDLPADVVKAFAQAGIRIRSTRRWEIESLDHPAVKPLIEYKKLYRIWVAHGWSWLQDWVRDGRFRPEFLAHGTVTGRWVTNGGGALQIPKVIRRAVVADPGWRLVVADADQMEPRVLAAISRDPGLMEVAGRATDLYQSVSDRAFSGDRAQAKLAVLGAVYGQTSGDGLKNLAALRRRFPRAVAYVDEAAKAGEEGRLVRTWLGRTCPPAAGTGDGATEEAGIPVSSDDLVGSDGRVDFSGGSGGFAESRGPRDSGGPVGGDEVSDDRQWVPGYASTNARARGRFARNFVVQGSAADWALLLLAALRQACAGMAAELVFFQHDEVIVHCPEGEAEAVVAAIREASDLAGRLTFGETPVRFPFTTAVVECYADAK; encoded by the coding sequence TCCGGTGGTGCGGGAGGCGGACCTCGCGCGGGCCGTGCGCGAGCGGCCCGACGTCACCCGCTGGGTCTGGCGTTCCACGGCCGAGGTGTATCCGCGTCTGCTCGCCACGGGGGTGCGAGTCGAGCGGTGCTACGACGTCGAGGACGCCGAGACCCTCCTCCTGGGCCACGAGGGGCACTCCGGTGAGCCCCGCTCGGCCGCCGCCGCGCTGGCCCGGCTGCGCGGCGGACCCGTACCGCCGGATCCGCCGCAGCGTTCCGCCGCGCCCGGCGCGCAGTCCTCGCTGTTCGACGCGCAGGACACGGCCGTCCGGCTGCCGCTCGAAGACCTCCTCACCGTCTACGCCGAGCAGCAGCGGCGGCACGAGCGGGCCGAACACCCGGCGCGGATGCGGCTGCTGACGGCGGCGGAGTCGGCGGGGATGCTGGTGGCCGCCGAGCTGAACCGGGCCGGGCTGCCGTGGAGCGCGGAGGTGCACCGCGCGGTCCTGCACGAGCTGCTCGGCGAGCGGTACGCGGGCGGGGGCGAGCCACGGCGGCTGGCCGAGCTGGCCGAGGAGGTGTCCGCCGCCTTCGGGCGGCGCGTCCGTCCCGACCTGCCCGCCGACGTCGTCAAGGCCTTCGCGCAGGCGGGGATCCGGATCAGGTCGACGCGGCGCTGGGAGATCGAGTCCCTCGACCATCCGGCCGTGAAACCGCTGATCGAGTACAAGAAGCTGTACCGCATCTGGGTGGCGCACGGGTGGTCCTGGCTCCAGGACTGGGTGCGGGACGGGCGGTTCCGGCCGGAGTTCCTGGCCCACGGCACGGTCACCGGGCGGTGGGTGACCAACGGCGGGGGCGCCCTGCAGATCCCCAAGGTGATCCGGCGGGCCGTGGTCGCCGACCCGGGCTGGCGGCTGGTCGTCGCCGACGCCGACCAGATGGAGCCGCGGGTGCTGGCGGCGATCTCCCGCGACCCCGGGCTGATGGAGGTCGCGGGCCGCGCGACCGACCTCTACCAGTCCGTCTCCGACCGCGCCTTCTCCGGGGACCGCGCGCAGGCCAAACTCGCGGTGCTGGGCGCGGTGTACGGGCAGACCTCCGGGGACGGGCTGAAGAACCTCGCCGCGCTCCGCCGCCGCTTCCCGCGCGCGGTGGCGTACGTCGACGAGGCGGCCAAGGCCGGCGAGGAAGGCCGTCTGGTGCGCACCTGGCTGGGCCGGACGTGCCCGCCGGCGGCCGGGACGGGGGACGGCGCGACGGAGGAGGCTGGCATCCCTGTCAGTTCCGACGACCTTGTCGGCTCCGATGGCCGTGTCGACTTCTCTGGCGGCTCCGGCGGCTTCGCAGAGTCCCGCGGTCCTCGCGACTCCGGCGGCCCTGTCGGAGGGGACGAGGTCTCCGACGACCGGCAGTGGGTACCGGGGTACGCCTCGACGAACGCACGCGCGCGTGGCCGCTTCGCCCGCAACTTCGTCGTCCAGGGCAGCGCCGCCGACTGGGCGCTGCTGCTGCTCGCCGCGCTGCGGCAGGCCTGTGCGGGGATGGCGGCCGAGCTGGTCTTCTTCCAGCACGACGAGGTGATCGTGCACTGTCCCGAGGGGGAGGCGGAGGCGGTCGTCGCGGCCATCCGGGAGGCGTCCGACCTGGCCGGACGACTGACGTTCGGGGAGACGCCGGTGCGGTTTCCGTTCACTACGGCGGTGGTGGAGTGTTATGCGGACGCGAAGTGA
- a CDS encoding helix-turn-helix domain-containing protein has protein sequence MGLRREPTARQLRLAVELRRLREAAGLNGRGAAALLGVSSAQINQIEYGLTGVSEKRLRSLAAHYACMDEAFIDALVAMATERTHGWWEKYRGLLPMSFLDLAELEHHATYRHDVEFLYIPGLLQTEAYTRALFSYRIPELPYGELELRVRHRMDRKVVIEGPTPIPYEAVIHESALRIRVGDRAASRVQLARVLELSETDQVSVRVIPFDLDGFAGAGSAMGYAGGTVPKLDTALRDTPHGTGYMDSEAQLSALRTLLRKVEAVSLNPERSRDFIHRLAKEL, from the coding sequence ATGGGGTTGCGGCGCGAGCCAACAGCACGTCAGCTGCGGTTGGCGGTCGAACTACGCAGGCTCCGCGAGGCTGCGGGCCTCAATGGCCGCGGGGCAGCAGCGCTGCTCGGGGTGAGCTCCGCACAGATCAACCAGATCGAATACGGCCTCACCGGCGTGAGCGAGAAGCGGTTGCGGAGCCTCGCCGCGCATTACGCCTGCATGGACGAGGCGTTCATCGACGCCCTGGTCGCGATGGCCACCGAGAGGACGCACGGCTGGTGGGAAAAGTACCGGGGGCTGCTGCCCATGTCCTTCCTGGACCTCGCCGAACTGGAGCACCACGCCACCTACCGGCACGACGTGGAGTTCCTGTACATCCCCGGCCTGCTTCAGACGGAGGCCTACACCCGCGCCCTCTTCTCCTACAGAATCCCGGAACTGCCTTACGGTGAACTTGAGTTGCGTGTCCGCCACCGGATGGACCGAAAGGTCGTCATCGAGGGCCCGACCCCGATCCCCTACGAAGCGGTGATCCACGAGTCGGCGCTGCGCATCAGAGTCGGCGACCGGGCCGCTTCACGCGTTCAGCTCGCCCGCGTCCTGGAACTCTCCGAAACGGACCAGGTCAGCGTGCGTGTCATCCCCTTCGACCTGGACGGCTTCGCCGGCGCCGGAAGTGCGATGGGGTACGCGGGAGGGACCGTGCCCAAGCTGGACACCGCATTGCGTGACACACCCCATGGCACGGGCTACATGGACTCGGAGGCTCAACTCAGCGCGCTTCGAACGCTTCTCCGTAAGGTGGAAGCAGTGTCACTGAACCCCGAACGTTCGCGTGACTTCATCCACAGGCTGGCCAAGGAACTGTGA
- a CDS encoding glycosyltransferase family 2 protein yields the protein MVEPRIAVAVVTMGNRPAEVDALLESVAKQDLAPARIVIVGNGCTLPDFAHRLSLPGEVTTIDLDENLGCPGGRNVALARLRAYGDVDVVVELDDDGLLVDADVLRRVRDLYVADPGLGIVGFRIADEHGETQRRHVPRVGAADPMQGGYVTGFLGGGHALSMAMLAETGDWPAEFFFAHEETDLAWRATDAGWKILYAPELLLQHPKTSPARHAIYHRVTARNRVWLVRRNLPLPLIPVHLGVWIAVTLLRTRSPGGLKAWFAGFAEGVRKPAGARRPMKWRTVWQLTRLGRPPVI from the coding sequence CTGGTGGAGCCGAGGATCGCCGTTGCCGTGGTCACCATGGGGAACCGGCCCGCCGAGGTCGACGCCCTGCTGGAGTCGGTGGCCAAGCAGGATCTGGCCCCCGCGCGCATCGTGATCGTCGGCAACGGCTGCACGCTCCCCGACTTCGCCCACCGCCTCTCGCTGCCCGGCGAGGTCACCACGATCGACCTCGACGAGAACCTCGGCTGCCCCGGCGGCCGCAACGTCGCCCTCGCCCGCCTCCGCGCATACGGCGACGTGGACGTCGTCGTCGAACTGGACGACGACGGGCTGCTCGTCGACGCCGACGTCCTGCGCCGCGTCCGCGACCTGTACGTCGCCGACCCCGGCCTCGGCATCGTCGGCTTCCGCATCGCCGACGAGCACGGCGAGACCCAGCGCCGGCACGTGCCGCGCGTCGGGGCCGCCGATCCGATGCAGGGCGGGTACGTCACCGGGTTCCTCGGCGGCGGCCACGCGCTGAGCATGGCCATGCTCGCCGAGACCGGCGACTGGCCCGCCGAGTTCTTCTTCGCGCACGAGGAGACCGACCTCGCCTGGCGGGCCACGGACGCCGGCTGGAAGATCCTCTACGCGCCCGAGCTGCTGCTCCAGCACCCCAAGACCTCGCCCGCCCGGCACGCCATCTACCACCGGGTGACCGCCCGCAACCGGGTCTGGCTCGTCCGGCGGAATCTTCCGCTGCCCCTCATCCCCGTCCACCTGGGCGTCTGGATCGCCGTCACCCTCCTGCGCACCCGCTCGCCCGGCGGCCTGAAGGCCTGGTTCGCCGGGTTCGCGGAGGGCGTACGGAAACCGGCGGGCGCGCGGCGGCCCATGAAGTGGCGGACCGTGTGGCAACTGACCCGGCTCGGCCGACCCCCGGTCATCTGA
- a CDS encoding ATP-binding protein — translation MPETAPALTPAPAPDSWEYSLYIPHDPRAVTVCRLTLRPILTIHGLAGLLDTAELLASELITNSVLHTKGPACLRLRFRDGVLQIGAWDADPEPPEPPRRLEELGDAENGRGMALIRACSDLWHWQPLSRMGHRGKLVWCELNAA, via the coding sequence ATGCCCGAAACCGCTCCCGCTCTCACCCCCGCTCCCGCCCCCGACTCCTGGGAGTACTCCCTCTACATCCCCCACGACCCCAGAGCCGTCACCGTCTGCCGTCTCACCCTCCGCCCGATCCTCACCATCCACGGCCTCGCCGGACTCCTCGACACCGCCGAACTCCTCGCGTCCGAGCTGATCACCAACTCCGTACTCCACACCAAGGGCCCCGCCTGCCTACGCCTCCGCTTCCGGGACGGCGTCCTCCAGATCGGCGCGTGGGACGCGGACCCCGAACCGCCCGAGCCGCCGCGGCGGTTGGAGGAGCTCGGGGACGCGGAGAACGGCCGGGGCATGGCACTCATCCGGGCGTGCTCCGACCTCTGGCACTGGCAGCCGCTGTCCCGGATGGGGCATCGGGGCAAGTTGGTGTGGTGCGAACTGAACGCGGCGTAG
- a CDS encoding DUF397 domain-containing protein, which produces MRATTPPDNWQKSSFSGFGDGNNCLELASAPTTLHLRESDTPTTILTTTPTTLAHLLAGIRSAPAPLTD; this is translated from the coding sequence ATGCGCGCTACGACGCCCCCCGACAACTGGCAGAAGTCGTCCTTCTCAGGCTTCGGCGACGGCAACAACTGCCTCGAACTCGCCTCCGCCCCCACCACTCTCCACCTCCGCGAGAGCGACACCCCCACCACGATCCTCACCACCACCCCCACCACCCTCGCACACCTCCTGGCAGGCATACGCTCCGCACCCGCCCCGCTCACCGATTGA